One region of Chryseobacterium muglaense genomic DNA includes:
- a CDS encoding type II toxin-antitoxin system HipA family toxin — protein sequence MAKNQIISVHFQGLEIGKIGYDENQRKSSFQYNPAFLEMDLYKRLFPYVIRRSSNVQVFSEFEGETFRGLPPMIADSLPDYFGNIVFKEWLEATHKDFINISPLEQLTYVGKRGMGALEFAPAKDINSNTSINIEEITEVVKKVLDVRTSIEEKGLSDFALLNIFKMGTSAGGARPKILVSENKKTGVLKAGDLETSEDYDHYLIKLSVDENEGYSKEKVEFVYYQIAIDLGIEMMDSKMIDDKHFATLRFDRQNGKKYHILTASGMTGWDFTKPENSSYENLFKLSLDLRLPHKDIEQLFKRMVFNLVFANIDDHLKNFSFIYNIEKDRWNLAPAYDLTYPLDALKNYIRVSRAMSINGKRNSINREDVLGIADQFTIKNPNAIIDSILSATKLFRPFSIKQSIPQKVIDKIESEFIQL from the coding sequence ATGGCTAAAAATCAAATTATATCTGTTCACTTTCAAGGTTTAGAAATCGGAAAGATTGGCTATGATGAAAATCAACGCAAATCATCTTTCCAATATAATCCTGCATTTTTGGAAATGGATTTATATAAAAGGTTATTTCCTTACGTTATTAGAAGGAGTTCAAACGTTCAGGTTTTTTCAGAATTTGAAGGCGAAACTTTTAGGGGACTACCACCAATGATTGCAGATTCCTTACCTGATTACTTTGGAAATATTGTCTTTAAAGAATGGTTAGAAGCTACTCACAAAGATTTTATTAATATTTCTCCATTAGAACAGCTTACTTACGTTGGTAAAAGAGGAATGGGCGCTTTAGAATTTGCTCCGGCCAAAGACATTAATTCAAATACTTCAATAAATATTGAAGAGATTACCGAAGTGGTGAAAAAGGTTTTGGATGTCAGAACATCTATTGAAGAAAAGGGATTGAGTGATTTTGCTTTACTCAATATTTTTAAGATGGGAACTTCGGCTGGCGGTGCAAGACCTAAGATTTTGGTTTCAGAAAACAAGAAAACTGGCGTGTTAAAGGCTGGTGATTTAGAAACTTCAGAAGATTATGATCATTATTTGATTAAACTTTCGGTCGACGAAAATGAAGGTTATTCTAAAGAGAAAGTAGAGTTTGTTTACTATCAAATTGCTATAGATTTAGGAATTGAAATGATGGACTCGAAAATGATTGATGACAAGCATTTTGCCACCCTCCGTTTTGATAGGCAGAATGGCAAAAAATATCACATACTTACAGCTTCGGGAATGACTGGTTGGGATTTTACAAAGCCTGAAAATTCATCGTATGAAAATCTTTTTAAATTATCATTAGACCTTAGACTTCCTCATAAAGATATCGAACAGCTATTCAAACGAATGGTGTTCAATTTGGTTTTTGCAAATATTGATGATCACTTAAAGAATTTTTCTTTCATTTACAATATTGAAAAAGACCGTTGGAACCTGGCACCTGCATACGATTTAACTTATCCCCTCGATGCTTTAAAAAATTACATAAGAGTTTCGAGAGCCATGTCCATTAATGGAAAGAGAAATTCTATTAACAGAGAAGATGTATTAGGAATTGCTGATCAGTTTACCATTAAAAATCCAAATGCGATTATTGACAGTATACTTTCAGCGACCAAATTATTCAGACCTTTTTCAATAAAGCAAAGCATTCCTCAAAAGGTTATTGATAAAATTGAATCTGAATTTATTCAATTATAA
- a CDS encoding RNA polymerase sigma factor — translation MKRTNTLPRKLTDFQLYELLKKGNPTALEHIHLRYKRLLFWLGWQVLKDDFVVNTIVQDTFLKLWLHRDTIETPDHITGFLRFVMKRDCIAYVTAPRNKFSRLMASLDSFENYQDYLAGYDPLKDKEYLHSQESDQKKFDEIKKVLAVLNPKRKHLIELCLEYGFQYKSIAEAMGSSVTGISTEISKAIDELRKILKVTSFDPPQEKTCNKEQQSEELSSQQLEIIKRRFEQKSSFAVIAKELKLPEKEVQREFLYAYQHLQNQNRSKIPL, via the coding sequence ATGAAAAGAACAAACACTTTACCCCGAAAGTTAACCGATTTTCAGTTGTACGAACTGCTTAAAAAAGGCAATCCGACTGCTCTGGAACACATTCATCTGCGTTACAAAAGACTTCTTTTCTGGCTTGGATGGCAAGTGCTTAAAGATGATTTTGTAGTGAACACTATTGTTCAGGATACCTTTCTCAAATTGTGGCTGCACCGCGACACCATTGAAACGCCTGATCATATTACCGGATTTTTACGGTTTGTCATGAAAAGAGATTGTATAGCGTATGTCACTGCTCCTCGGAATAAATTCAGCCGCCTTATGGCTTCTCTTGACAGTTTTGAGAATTATCAGGATTATCTTGCAGGTTATGATCCTTTGAAGGATAAAGAGTATTTACATAGTCAGGAATCCGACCAAAAAAAATTCGATGAAATCAAAAAGGTGTTAGCCGTATTGAATCCCAAAAGAAAACACCTGATAGAACTCTGCCTTGAATATGGCTTTCAGTATAAATCCATTGCAGAAGCTATGGGAAGTAGTGTGACAGGCATTAGCACGGAGATAAGCAAAGCCATAGATGAGCTTCGTAAAATCCTTAAAGTCACTTCTTTTGATCCGCCACAAGAAAAAACATGCAATAAAGAACAACAGTCAGAAGAACTCAGCAGTCAGCAGCTCGAAATTATCAAAAGACGGTTTGAGCAGAAATCCTCTTTTGCGGTGATTGCAAAAGAACTCAAACTACCGGAAAAAGAAGTCCAACGGGAATTTCTTTACGCCTATCAGCATCTTCAAAATCAAAACCGTTCTAAAATACCGCTTTAA
- a CDS encoding toprim domain-containing protein produces the protein MNCKQFNSISLEEVLLSLGHLPTKQNEKEAWYLNPFAIESQASFKLDKRINAWYLHSEGVGGNNTDFMMKYLNISVNEVLDWAAKQNFSSFHQQQHIKNSKPNYRIDEILNIENPNLKRYLQDRGLSSKIYDYIKEVRFTLGDKKLYAIGFENLSGGFELRNSFYKGSLVKKDISIINLNSIDHNVLNLQGEKIKGVAVFEGFIDALSFIEMKGSFEGDILVMNSIALLRKSMEHLKNYPDINLFLDNDNAGIKCKSEIIKSFPEAKDHSAIYSNHKDLNEFLIHRIKNNVSNKAGKQSEKFPEQDKQQVRNHGHEIKKSNGFNRKR, from the coding sequence ATGAACTGTAAACAATTTAACAGCATATCGTTGGAAGAAGTCCTCCTTTCTCTCGGACACCTTCCCACGAAACAAAATGAAAAAGAAGCTTGGTATCTCAACCCTTTTGCCATCGAATCCCAAGCCTCTTTTAAATTAGATAAAAGAATTAATGCCTGGTATCTTCATTCAGAAGGTGTCGGCGGGAACAATACAGACTTTATGATGAAATATCTGAATATCTCGGTTAATGAAGTTTTGGATTGGGCAGCGAAGCAGAATTTTTCTTCTTTTCATCAGCAACAACATATTAAAAATTCTAAACCAAACTATAGAATTGATGAAATACTGAATATAGAAAATCCAAACCTGAAAAGATATTTACAGGACAGAGGATTGAGCTCAAAAATCTATGATTATATAAAAGAGGTACGATTCACCCTCGGAGATAAGAAGCTTTATGCAATTGGTTTTGAAAACCTGTCAGGAGGTTTTGAGCTGCGTAATTCATTTTACAAAGGTTCATTGGTAAAAAAGGATATTTCAATTATTAATCTTAATAGCATTGATCATAATGTATTAAATCTTCAAGGTGAAAAAATTAAAGGTGTAGCAGTTTTTGAAGGTTTTATTGACGCATTGTCTTTTATTGAAATGAAGGGGTCTTTCGAAGGAGATATTCTTGTAATGAATTCAATTGCTCTCCTAAGAAAATCTATGGAACATCTGAAAAACTATCCTGATATCAATCTGTTTCTGGACAATGATAATGCAGGGATTAAATGCAAATCTGAGATCATAAAATCTTTTCCGGAAGCAAAAGATCATTCCGCTATCTATTCAAACCATAAAGATCTTAACGAATTTTTGATACACAGAATTAAAAATAATGTATCAAATAAGGCGGGAAAACAATCTGAAAAATTTCCAGAACAGGATAAACAACAAGTAAGAAATCATGGGCATGAGATTAAAAAATCAAATGGGTTTAATAGAAAACGGTGA
- a CDS encoding SIR2 family NAD-dependent protein deacylase, translated as MKKYKYIEYFPKPFLKDLVSNRCLPIIGADFSKNAEIPKNKKMLDWDELGKAIAQDIQDYKYTNAIDAISAYCHEYSRTNLVEKLTELLLLNSVKPGKTHKAFCELQFDIVCTTNFEFLLEQGYGLIPKYCRPIIDEDQLSISNLSDGITILKLHGDLHHPTKLVVTEEDYDSFLSKNRMLATYLANLLITRTPLFIGYSLDDTDFRQIWQVIKDRLGNLRRQAYVLKIDCSPHEKARFERRGVKVINIKGNPSDYPKILEDVFLELKDYWNEEVLKLPTVSEEATLAELALPDDTNNRLCFFSIPIKLLPFYKKYIFPIAAAKGLVPISADDVISIGDNWIAKVSALINKAEFIVLDLATQNTMFELGLVLSQSKHTNRLLLIRSENSPIPADIQNLLYLSRPENPYEAIDELSERIEHWFRDVVAPLKTTYDEEPKRLLKKKEYRAAVISAMTLLEVYMRQRVELIKNIPSKTSAPYAIYIAAKEFNIITQEEFIKIKMWSETRNRLVHTKAIVNANDAKRIVTGVYELIEQQ; from the coding sequence ATGAAGAAATATAAATACATTGAATATTTTCCAAAACCCTTCTTAAAAGATTTAGTAAGCAATCGGTGTTTACCTATAATAGGTGCTGATTTTTCAAAAAATGCTGAAATTCCAAAGAACAAAAAAATGCTTGATTGGGATGAGCTAGGTAAAGCAATTGCTCAAGACATTCAAGACTATAAATATACCAATGCTATTGATGCAATTTCAGCCTACTGTCACGAGTATTCAAGAACCAATCTTGTTGAAAAACTAACAGAATTATTATTACTTAATTCTGTAAAACCTGGGAAGACACATAAAGCTTTTTGTGAGTTACAATTTGATATTGTTTGTACAACAAACTTTGAGTTCTTACTTGAACAAGGCTACGGATTAATTCCAAAATATTGCAGGCCAATTATTGACGAAGACCAACTTTCAATATCGAATTTAAGTGATGGAATTACAATTCTAAAACTTCACGGCGACTTACATCATCCGACAAAATTAGTTGTCACCGAAGAAGATTATGATAGTTTTTTATCTAAAAATCGTATGTTAGCAACTTATCTTGCTAATTTACTTATCACAAGGACGCCTTTATTTATTGGCTATAGCTTAGATGATACTGATTTTAGACAAATTTGGCAAGTAATAAAGGATCGTTTAGGGAATCTTAGACGACAAGCTTATGTTTTGAAAATAGATTGTTCTCCTCACGAAAAAGCTAGGTTTGAACGAAGAGGCGTTAAAGTGATAAATATTAAAGGAAATCCATCTGACTATCCAAAAATTTTAGAAGATGTTTTCCTTGAGTTAAAAGACTATTGGAACGAGGAAGTTTTGAAATTGCCTACAGTAAGCGAAGAAGCCACGCTTGCGGAGTTAGCTCTTCCAGATGACACTAATAATAGGCTTTGCTTTTTCTCTATTCCAATAAAACTATTGCCCTTTTATAAGAAATATATTTTCCCAATTGCAGCTGCAAAAGGATTAGTTCCAATTAGTGCAGACGATGTTATTTCTATCGGGGATAATTGGATAGCAAAGGTTTCAGCACTCATAAATAAAGCAGAGTTTATTGTACTTGATCTAGCAACTCAAAATACAATGTTTGAACTTGGACTTGTTTTAAGTCAAAGCAAGCATACAAATAGACTTTTATTAATTCGCTCTGAGAATTCTCCCATTCCAGCAGATATACAAAACCTACTGTACTTATCCAGACCTGAAAACCCATATGAGGCTATTGATGAGCTAAGTGAAAGAATTGAACATTGGTTTAGAGATGTAGTCGCACCATTAAAAACGACATATGATGAAGAACCAAAGAGGCTATTAAAGAAGAAAGAATATCGAGCTGCTGTTATTTCTGCAATGACTTTGTTAGAAGTTTATATGAGACAACGAGTCGAATTAATTAAAAATATCCCTTCAAAAACATCAGCACCATATGCAATCTATATTGCAGCTAAAGAATTTAATATCATAACACAAGAGGAATTTATTAAAATCAAAATGTGGTCTGAGACAAGGAATAGACTCGTACATACAAAAGCAATTGTAAACGCAAATGACGCAAAGAGAATAGTAACTGGTGTGTATGAACTTATTGAACAACAATAA
- a CDS encoding VapE domain-containing protein, with protein MEENITLYHTGTETKTIFDRALKYLNSKYSIRFNTISLEFEIKLSSDKRWSDLNLNSLFIELIQSGIDIPINKLEILVRSHLIEQFNPISEYFENLEEWDGEDHIKKLCSYVKTNDDGSFYYHTEKWFTRAVLCALEKEKINKHCLVLANTIQNSGKSTFLRFFIPERLINYLSEDIGLDKDSRIKLCKNLIINLDELSVLAKADVNSLKAYISKTHINERLPYARKSEYLERICSFVGSTNKTDFLTDDSGSVRWIIFEVIEKINFNYSSEINIDKVWAQAYYNAFKRKNYNPELSVTDILENEKRNERFTQMTLEQEIVNKFYEPSDNLEEFMTATEVMIDLNSHGIRLNHLKIGRALSSFKFPRVKHPQRQIYGYLIRLKTIK; from the coding sequence ATGGAAGAGAATATAACTCTGTATCACACCGGTACAGAAACTAAAACAATCTTTGACCGGGCATTAAAATATCTCAATTCTAAATATTCGATTCGGTTTAATACCATATCTCTGGAGTTTGAAATCAAACTCAGTTCAGATAAAAGATGGTCAGATTTAAATTTGAACTCATTATTTATAGAACTTATTCAATCAGGAATTGATATCCCAATCAATAAGCTGGAAATCTTGGTCAGGAGTCATTTGATTGAACAGTTTAATCCTATTTCTGAATATTTTGAAAATCTGGAAGAATGGGATGGTGAAGATCACATTAAGAAGCTCTGTTCTTATGTGAAAACCAATGATGACGGTTCATTTTACTATCATACCGAAAAATGGTTTACAAGGGCGGTATTATGTGCTTTGGAGAAAGAAAAAATAAACAAGCATTGTTTGGTTCTTGCGAATACTATTCAAAATAGTGGAAAGTCAACATTTTTAAGATTCTTTATACCTGAAAGACTAATAAATTATCTATCTGAAGACATTGGATTAGATAAGGACAGCAGGATAAAATTGTGCAAGAATCTTATCATCAATCTGGATGAATTGTCAGTTCTGGCTAAAGCAGATGTCAATTCATTGAAGGCTTATATTTCCAAAACACATATTAACGAGAGATTGCCTTATGCTCGGAAATCGGAATACTTGGAGCGTATTTGCAGTTTCGTCGGTTCTACAAATAAAACAGACTTTTTAACCGATGATTCGGGCAGCGTAAGGTGGATCATTTTTGAAGTGATTGAGAAGATTAACTTCAATTATTCTTCAGAGATCAATATTGATAAGGTTTGGGCACAAGCCTACTATAACGCTTTTAAAAGGAAAAACTATAATCCGGAACTGTCTGTGACAGATATTCTTGAGAATGAAAAACGCAATGAACGATTTACGCAAATGACTTTGGAACAGGAAATCGTCAACAAGTTTTATGAACCTTCCGACAATCTGGAAGAATTTATGACTGCGACAGAAGTGATGATTGATTTGAATTCTCACGGTATTCGATTAAACCATCTAAAGATCGGTAGAGCTTTGTCTTCTTTCAAATTTCCGAGAGTCAAACATCCCCAAAGGCAAATCTACGGTTATCTCATTCGATTGAAAACCATAAAATAA
- a CDS encoding type I restriction-modification system subunit M yields MTQKSIKQLEIELWEAADELRANSKLTAAEYKDPLLGLILLRFAENKYEEAKEYLAETLPINPRTKQRREATKDDFAQAGAMQLPEKAQYSYLANLPESEDMAEAINTAMKLIEAEYEDLAGILPKNYQELTPEDDSDNNLLANLIRIFNSDSVRNAKGDVFGRVYEYFLMKLSMMGAGAQEGGEFFTPPSLVQLIVNFIQPDHGIIHDPACGSGGMFVQTAHFIKSTQNKSVNQAIKVYGTEYKSNNTRLAKMNLAIHGIEGRIANNNSFYSDPHELYGKCDFLMANPPFNVDKVDAKNKFLAEDQRLPFGAPLTGKGTIGNANYLWIQYFMAYLNPTGRAGFVMASSATDAGNAEKRIREDLVKTRNVDCIVSVGNNFFYTRSLPCHLWFFDKGKPKANKDKILMIDARNVYRKVSTTINDFSDEQLEGLTAIMSMYRGEKPKVAKDNTWFNEHFPNGTYRDVEGLCKVVNLEEVDEQDYSLTPGRYVGVKIDIDMDFDYKTRMQELHSELAELNTEANQLMDKIQAFKL; encoded by the coding sequence ATGACTCAGAAAAGTATTAAACAACTCGAAATAGAACTGTGGGAAGCTGCAGACGAATTAAGAGCCAACTCAAAACTCACCGCAGCAGAATATAAAGATCCTTTATTGGGATTAATTTTACTCCGTTTTGCTGAAAATAAATATGAAGAAGCCAAAGAGTATTTGGCAGAAACACTTCCGATTAATCCACGAACCAAACAAAGACGTGAAGCTACAAAAGATGACTTTGCACAGGCTGGAGCAATGCAATTGCCTGAAAAGGCACAGTACAGTTATTTAGCTAATCTTCCGGAAAGTGAAGATATGGCGGAAGCCATCAACACGGCGATGAAACTAATTGAAGCTGAGTATGAAGATTTAGCGGGTATTTTACCTAAAAATTATCAAGAGCTTACTCCCGAGGATGATTCTGACAACAACTTATTAGCAAACCTCATCCGTATTTTCAACAGCGATTCTGTACGAAATGCAAAAGGTGATGTGTTTGGAAGAGTGTATGAATATTTCCTGATGAAACTCTCGATGATGGGAGCTGGTGCGCAGGAGGGTGGCGAATTTTTCACACCGCCGTCTTTGGTACAACTTATCGTTAATTTTATTCAGCCAGATCACGGTATTATTCACGATCCTGCTTGTGGATCAGGCGGTATGTTTGTTCAGACTGCCCATTTTATTAAGAGTACCCAAAATAAAAGTGTCAATCAAGCCATAAAAGTTTACGGTACCGAATACAAATCGAACAACACCCGTTTGGCTAAAATGAACTTAGCTATTCACGGTATCGAAGGAAGAATTGCCAACAATAATTCCTTTTATTCCGATCCGCACGAGTTGTATGGTAAATGCGATTTCCTGATGGCAAATCCGCCGTTTAACGTGGATAAAGTAGATGCTAAAAATAAGTTCTTAGCAGAAGACCAACGTCTGCCTTTTGGTGCACCGTTGACTGGAAAAGGCACAATTGGAAATGCCAATTATCTTTGGATTCAGTATTTTATGGCTTACCTAAATCCTACAGGTCGTGCAGGTTTTGTAATGGCTTCATCTGCTACTGACGCAGGAAATGCGGAGAAAAGAATTCGGGAAGATCTGGTAAAAACACGAAATGTAGATTGTATAGTTTCGGTAGGAAATAATTTTTTCTATACCCGCAGTTTGCCCTGTCATCTTTGGTTTTTTGATAAAGGAAAACCGAAAGCGAACAAAGATAAAATCTTGATGATTGATGCCCGAAATGTGTATCGAAAAGTAAGCACCACAATCAATGATTTCTCTGATGAACAGTTGGAAGGATTAACCGCAATAATGTCAATGTATCGTGGCGAGAAACCCAAAGTAGCCAAAGACAATACGTGGTTTAACGAACATTTCCCAAACGGAACATATCGTGATGTAGAAGGTTTATGTAAAGTGGTGAATTTAGAAGAAGTTGACGAACAGGATTACAGCCTTACACCGGGACGATATGTTGGTGTAAAAATTGACATTGATATGGATTTTGATTACAAAACCCGAATGCAGGAATTACACAGCGAACTTGCCGAACTGAATACTGAAGCCAACCAATTGATGGATAAAATTCAAGCTTTTAAGTTATGA
- a CDS encoding DUF3892 domain-containing protein → MAQIRISGVWKDENGIITHYAFHTHIKDTTWSRVVKTSKADAIKQIENTGNKAVTWVWNYTTSAFDVQEEVTVVNGSSGKYLRSNPDRKVTDNLAHLINYDWIVAR, encoded by the coding sequence ATGGCACAAATAAGAATTTCGGGAGTTTGGAAAGATGAAAATGGTATAATTACTCATTATGCTTTTCATACTCACATTAAAGATACTACTTGGTCAAGAGTGGTTAAAACATCAAAAGCGGATGCAATCAAGCAAATTGAGAATACAGGAAATAAAGCCGTAACATGGGTCTGGAACTATACAACTTCAGCATTTGATGTTCAAGAAGAAGTGACGGTCGTCAATGGTTCTAGTGGAAAGTATTTAAGATCGAATCCTGATCGAAAAGTAACCGACAATTTGGCTCATCTAATTAATTATGATTGGATAGTAGCACGATAA
- a CDS encoding helix-turn-helix transcriptional regulator, which yields MLDFITIKEVKNSIGSWCREMRKAENLTKQELAEELELSRFTIAKLENGENPTLETLLKVLQYFDEMKSLNQFVVDKMENLNDNQSMY from the coding sequence ATGCTTGATTTTATTACGATTAAAGAAGTTAAAAATAGTATTGGGAGTTGGTGTAGGGAAATGCGGAAAGCAGAAAATCTTACAAAGCAAGAACTAGCTGAAGAATTAGAACTTTCGAGATTTACTATCGCAAAACTTGAAAACGGGGAAAATCCTACACTCGAAACCTTACTCAAAGTATTACAATATTTTGATGAGATGAAATCATTGAATCAATTTGTTGTCGATAAAATGGAAAATCTTAATGATAATCAATCCATGTATTAG
- a CDS encoding helix-turn-helix domain-containing protein: protein MIDINEKICSFITKNWLLPWLKENKSQNSFAKNHDVEESTIRKIKSDNTYRIPVETLYKICKARKITLEQFFQLINE, encoded by the coding sequence ATGATTGACATAAACGAGAAAATTTGCTCTTTTATAACCAAGAATTGGTTACTGCCATGGCTTAAAGAAAATAAGTCACAAAACTCGTTCGCTAAAAATCACGATGTGGAAGAAAGTACTATACGAAAAATTAAAAGTGATAATACTTATAGAATTCCAGTTGAGACTCTTTACAAAATTTGCAAAGCGAGAAAAATAACTTTAGAACAATTTTTCCAACTAATAAATGAATAA
- a CDS encoding HipA domain-containing protein, producing the protein MKDNEVDFHPKCSKKIFGTETAPLLDYTLSEMELLAKEVIETSISVPGVQPKLSLNFIKGKLKDGTKGRLTVLEALGGNYILKPQNLVFPQMPENEHLTMKLAELLKIQTVISALIRLKSGELSYITKRIDRLSSNKKIHMLDMFQITEAFDKYKSSMEKVGKAVNEYSSNTLLDVVRLYEVIIFSFITGNNDMHLKNFSMILQGENWVFSPAYDLLNVQLHLPEDKEETALTIAGKKSRLTKMDFINLGLKFGLSERQIENIFKRFIKAEKKILELIDISFLDQENKMIYKDLLLHRLRLFTNN; encoded by the coding sequence TTGAAAGACAATGAAGTTGACTTTCATCCGAAATGCAGTAAAAAAATCTTTGGAACAGAGACTGCTCCATTGCTTGACTATACTTTAAGTGAGATGGAACTTTTAGCTAAGGAAGTTATAGAAACATCTATTTCGGTACCAGGAGTTCAGCCCAAATTATCATTAAATTTCATAAAAGGAAAATTAAAAGATGGGACTAAAGGAAGACTAACAGTTTTGGAAGCTTTAGGAGGGAATTATATATTGAAACCTCAGAATTTGGTTTTTCCACAGATGCCAGAAAACGAACATCTTACCATGAAATTAGCAGAGTTATTAAAAATACAGACTGTAATATCTGCATTGATAAGATTAAAATCGGGAGAACTTTCATACATCACCAAAAGAATTGATAGATTGTCATCCAACAAGAAAATACATATGTTGGACATGTTTCAGATAACAGAAGCATTTGATAAGTATAAAAGTTCTATGGAGAAAGTTGGCAAAGCCGTTAACGAGTATTCTTCTAACACCTTACTTGATGTTGTTCGACTTTATGAAGTGATTATTTTTAGTTTTATCACTGGAAATAATGATATGCATCTCAAGAATTTTTCTATGATTTTACAGGGTGAAAATTGGGTATTTTCACCTGCTTATGATTTACTCAATGTCCAACTTCATCTACCAGAAGATAAAGAAGAAACAGCCTTAACGATTGCAGGAAAAAAAAGCCGATTAACAAAAATGGACTTTATCAATTTAGGATTAAAATTCGGATTGTCTGAAAGGCAGATAGAAAATATTTTTAAAAGGTTTATAAAGGCAGAGAAAAAAATACTGGAATTAATTGATATATCTTTCCTTGATCAGGAAAACAAAATGATATATAAAGATTTGCTACTTCATCGGCTACGATTGTTTACAAACAATTGA
- a CDS encoding excisionase family DNA-binding protein: MENEIILHKLNRIEKHIVGLKSILNVEELSDYTGFKKSYIYKLVHTNSLPFSKPNGKVLFFERKKVDEWLLKNSHKSNDEIQQEAIEFSLRKK, translated from the coding sequence ATGGAAAACGAAATTATCCTTCACAAGCTGAACCGAATTGAAAAGCATATTGTCGGTCTCAAATCAATTCTCAATGTTGAAGAACTTTCAGATTATACAGGATTTAAAAAATCCTATATCTATAAATTAGTTCACACCAACAGTCTTCCTTTTTCTAAACCTAATGGAAAAGTTCTATTCTTTGAACGTAAAAAAGTCGATGAATGGTTGTTGAAAAACAGCCATAAATCAAATGATGAAATTCAACAGGAAGCCATAGAATTTTCTTTACGCAAAAAATAA